A DNA window from Equus przewalskii isolate Varuska chromosome 12, EquPr2, whole genome shotgun sequence contains the following coding sequences:
- the ATXN2L gene encoding ataxin-2-like protein isoform X9 produces MLKPQPPQQTSQPQQPPPTQQAVARRPPGGTSPPNGGLPGPLASTSAPPGPPAAASPCLGPAAVAGSGLRRGAESILAPPPPPPQQQHQERPGAAAIGSARGQSTGKGPPQSPVFEGVYNNSRMLHFLTAVVGSTCDVKVKNGATYEGIFKTLSSKFELAVDAVHRKASEPVGGPRREDIVDTMVFKPSDVMLVHFRNVDFNYATKDKFTDSAIAMNSKVNGEHKEKVLQRWEGGDSNSDDYDLESDMSNGWDPNEMFKFNEENYGVKTTYDSSLSSYTVPLEKDNSEEFRQRELRAAQLAREIESSPQYRLRIAMENDDGRTEEEKHSAVQRQGSGRESPSLASREGKYIPLPQRVREGPRGGVRCSSSRGGRPGLSSLPPRGPHHLDNSNPGPGSETRGINGGPSRMSPKAQRPLRGAKTLSSPSSRPSAEASVPSPPAVSRMYPPRSPKSAAPAPISASCPEPPIGSAVPTSSASIPVTSSVDPGVGSISPASPKISLAPTDVKELPTKEPGRTLESQELSRIAGKVPGLQSEQKRFQLEELRKFGAQFKLQPSSSPETSLDPFPPRILKEEAKGKEKEVDGLLNSEPIGSPVSKTESALDKEDKAPLPPAGGTEGAEQPPPPCPSQTGSPPVGLIKGDDKDEGPVAEQVKKSTLNPNAKEFNPTKPLLSVNKSTSTPTSPGPRTHSTPSIPVLTAGQSGLYSPQYISYIPPIHMGPAVQAPQMYPYPVSNSVPGQQGKYRGAKGSLPPQRSDQHQPASAPPMMQAAAAAGPPLVAATPYSSYIPYNPQQFPGQPAMMQPMAHYPSQPVFAPMLQGSPRMLTSGSHPQAIVSSSTPQYPSAEQPTPQALYATVHQSYPHHATQLHAHQPQPATTPTGSQPQSQHAAPSPVQHQAGQAPHLGSGQPQQNLYHPGALTGTPPSLPPGPSAQSPQSSFPQPAAVYAIHPHQQLPHGFTNMAHVTQAHVQTGITAAPPPHPGAPHPPQVMLLHPPQSHGGPPQGAVPQSGVPALSASTPSPYPYIGHPQVQSHPSQQLPFHPPGN; encoded by the exons ATGTTGAAGCCTCAGCCGCCACAACAGAcctcccagccccagcagccGCCCCCCACGCAACAGGCCGTGGCCCGCCGGCCTCCCGGAGGCACCAGCCCTCCCAACGGCGGCCTCCCGGGGCCCCTGGCCTCCACCTCGGCTCCCCCAGGGCCTCCCGCGGCTGCTTCCCCCTGCCTGGGGCCTGCAGCCGTTGCCGGGAGCGGGCTCCGCCGGGGAGCCGAGAGCATCTTGGCGCCGCCACCACCGCCGCCGCAGCAGCAGCATCAGGAGAGGCCAGGGGCAGCGGCCATCGGCAGCGCCAG GGGACAAAGCACAGGAAAGGGACCCCCACAGTCACCG GTGTTTGAGGGTGTCTACAACAATTCCAGAATGCTGCATTTCCTTACAGCTGTTGTG GGCTCCACCTGTGATGTAAAGGTGAAGAATGGTGCCACCTATGAAGGTATCTTCAAGACTTTGAGCTCAAAG TTTGAACTAGCAGTAGACGCTGTGCACCGGAAAGCATCTGAGCCAGTAGGTGGCCCTCGTCGGGAAGACATTGTGGACACCATGGTGTTTAAGCCAAGTGATGTCATGCTTGTCCACTTCCGAAATGTTGACTTCAATTATGCTACTAAAG ACAAGTTCACTGATTCAGCCATTGCCATGAACTCGAAGGTGAATGGGGAGCACAAAGAGAAGGTGCTTCAGCGCTGGGAGGGGGGTGACAGCAACAGCGATGACTACGACCTCGAGTCTGACATG TCCAATGGATGGGATCCCAATGAAATGTTCAAGTTCAATGAGGAAAACTATGGTGTAAAGACTACCTATGACAGCAGTCTCTCTTCTTATAC GGTGCCCTTAGAGAAGGACAACTCAGAAGAGTTTCGTCAGCGGGAGCTACGAGCGGCCCAGTTGGCTCGAGAGATTGAATCGAGCCCTCAGTACCGCCTGCGGATTGCCATGGAGAACGATGATGGGCGCACTGAAGAGGAGAAGCACAGTGCGGTCCAGCGGCAGGGTTCAGGACGAGAGAGCCCCAGCTTGGCATCTAG GGAGGGAAAGTATATCCCTCTACCCCAGAGAGTTCGGGAAGGTCCCCGGGGAGGCGTTCGATGCAGTAGTTCCCGGGGCGGCCGACCTGGCCTTAGCTCTTTGCCGCCTCGTGGCCCTCACCATCTTGACAATAGCAACCCTGGCCCAGGTTCTGAGACACGTGGTATCAATGGAG gcccTTCCCGCATGTCCCCTAAGGCACAGCGGCCTCTGAGAGGTGCCAAGACTCTGTCTTCACCCAGCAGTAGGCCTTCTGCAGAAGCTTCTGTTCCATCTCCTCCTGCAG tGAGCCGAATGTACCCACCACGCTCTCCCAAGtcggctgcccctgccccaatCTCAGCTTCCTGTCCTGAGCCTCCCATTGGCTCAGCAGTACCAACTTCTTCAGCTTCCATCCCTGTGACATCATCAGTTGATCCTGGAGTAGGCTCCATTTCCCCCGCTTCTCCAAAGATCTCACTGGCCCCCACAGATG TAAAAGAACTTCCAACCAAGGAACCTGGGAGAACTCTGGAGTCCCAGGAGCTGTCCCGGATAGCTGGGAAAG TCCCTGGCCTTCAGAGTGAACAGAAACGCTTTCAACTGGAGGAACTGAGAAAGTTTGGGGCCCAGTTTAAG CTTCAGCCTAGTAGCTCCCCTGAGACCAGCCTGGATCCTTTTCCTCCCCGGATCTTAAAGGAGGAGgccaaagggaaggagaaggaggttgACGGTCTACTGAATTCAGAGCCCATAGGGTCCCCAGTCTCCAAGACAGAGTCTGCATTGGATAAAGAGGACAAAGCACCCCTGCCGCCAGCAGGAGGCACTGAGGGGGCAGAGCAGCCCCCGCCGCCTTGCCCAAGCCAAACTGGCAGCCCCCCAGTGGGCCTCATCAAGGGAGATGACAAGGATGAGGGCCCTGTTGCTGA acAAGTCAAGAAGTCAACCTTGAACCCCAATGCCAAGGAGTTCAATCCCACAAAGCCTCTGCTGTCTGTG AATAAATCCACCAGTACCCCAACTTCTCCAGGGCCCCGGACTCATTCAACTCCCTCCATCCCGGTGCTGACAGCAGGCCAGAGTGGGCTCTATAGCCCCCAGTACATTTCCTACATACCTCCGATCCACATGGGACCAGCTGTTCAG GCACCTCAGATGTATCCATATCCTGTATCCAACTCAGTGCCTGGACAGCAGGGCAAGTACCGGGGAGCAAAAG gctccctgcccccacagcgCTCGGACCAACACCAGCCAGCTTCAGCCCCTCCGATGATGCAGGCCGCTGCCGCTGCTGGCCCACCTCTGGTGGCTGCCACACCTTACTCTTCCTACATCCCATACAACCCACAGCAGTTCCCAGGCCAGCCCGCCATGATGCAGCCCATGGCCCACTATCCTTCACAG CCGGTGTTTGCCCCCATGCTTCAAGGCAGCCCACGCATGCTGACGTCAGGGAGTCATCCCCAGGCCATTGTGTCGTCCTCCACCCCTCAGTACCCTTCTGCAGAGCAGCCCACTCCCCAAGCCCTTTATG CCACTGTTCACCAGTCCTATCCACACCATGCCACGCAGCTCCATGCCCACCAGCCGCAGCCGGCCACCACACCTACTGGGAGCCAGCCGCAGTCCCAGCATGCGGCCCCCAGTCCCGTCCAG CACCAGGCGGGGCAGGCCCCACACCTGGGCAGTGGACAGCCACAGCAGAATCTGTACCACCCAGGGGCCCTGACAGGCACACCGCCTTCTCTGCCACCGGGGCCTTCTGCCCAGTCCCCTCAGAGCAGCTTCCCCCAACCAGCCGCTGTGTATGCCATCCATCCCCACCAGCAGCTGCCCCACGGCTTCACCAACATGGCCCACGTTACCCAG GCCCATGTCCAAACTGGAATCACAGCAGCCCCGCCCCCTCACCCTGGGGCTCCCCACCcgccccaggtgatgctgctgcacCCACCCCAGAGCCATGGGGGCCCCCCCCAAGGCGCGGTGCCCCAGAGTGGGGTGCCTGCACTCTCAGCTTCCACACCCTCACCCTACCCCTACATCGGACACCCCCAAG TTCAATCTCATCCCTCCCAGCAGCTCCCCTTCCACCCCCCGGGGAACTGA
- the ATXN2L gene encoding ataxin-2-like protein isoform X22, giving the protein MLKPQPPQQTSQPQQPPPTQQAVARRPPGGTSPPNGGLPGPLASTSAPPGPPAAASPCLGPAAVAGSGLRRGAESILAPPPPPPQQQHQERPGAAAIGSARGQSTGKGPPQSPVFEGVYNNSRMLHFLTAVVGSTCDVKVKNGATYEGIFKTLSSKFELAVDAVHRKASEPVGGPRREDIVDTMVFKPSDVMLVHFRNVDFNYATKDKFTDSAIAMNSKVNGEHKEKVLQRWEGGDSNSDDYDLESDMSNGWDPNEMFKFNEENYGVKTTYDSSLSSYTVPLEKDNSEEFRQRELRAAQLAREIESSPQYRLRIAMENDDGRTEEEKHSAVQRQGSGRESPSLASREGKYIPLPQRVREGPRGGVRCSSSRGGRPGLSSLPPRGPHHLDNSNPGPGSETRGINGGPSRMSPKAQRPLRGAKTLSSPSSRPSAEASVPSPPAVSRMYPPRSPKSAAPAPISASCPEPPIGSAVPTSSASIPVTSSVDPGVGSISPASPKISLAPTDVKELPTKEPGRTLESQELSRIAGKVPGLQSEQKRFQLEELRKFGAQFKLQPSSSPETSLDPFPPRILKEEAKGKEKEVDGLLNSEPIGSPVSKTESALDKEDKAPLPPAGGTEGAEQPPPPCPSQTGSPPVGLIKGDDKDEGPVAEQVKKSTLNPNAKEFNPTKPLLSVNKSTSTPTSPGPRTHSTPSIPVLTAGQSGLYSPQYISYIPPIHMGPAVQAPQMYPYPVSNSVPGQQGKYRGAKGSLPPQRSDQHQPASAPPMMQAAAAAGPPLVAATPYSSYIPYNPQQFPGQPAMMQPMAHYPSQPVFAPMLQGSPRMLTSGSHPQAIVSSSTPQYPSAEQPTPQALYATVHQSYPHHATQLHAHQPQPATTPTGSQPQSQHAAPSPVQHQAGQAPHLGSGQPQQNLYHPGALTGTPPSLPPGPSAQSPQSSFPQPAAVYAIHPHQQLPHGFTNMAHVTQAHVQTGITAAPPPHPGAPHPPQVMLLHPPQSHGGPPQGAVPQSGVPALSASTPSPYPYIGHPQGEQPGQAPGFPGGADDRILCRVGRSHSRRRQGLAPGSVLCFPPSSLSCDPAAPLPTASPALSDPDCLLT; this is encoded by the exons ATGTTGAAGCCTCAGCCGCCACAACAGAcctcccagccccagcagccGCCCCCCACGCAACAGGCCGTGGCCCGCCGGCCTCCCGGAGGCACCAGCCCTCCCAACGGCGGCCTCCCGGGGCCCCTGGCCTCCACCTCGGCTCCCCCAGGGCCTCCCGCGGCTGCTTCCCCCTGCCTGGGGCCTGCAGCCGTTGCCGGGAGCGGGCTCCGCCGGGGAGCCGAGAGCATCTTGGCGCCGCCACCACCGCCGCCGCAGCAGCAGCATCAGGAGAGGCCAGGGGCAGCGGCCATCGGCAGCGCCAG GGGACAAAGCACAGGAAAGGGACCCCCACAGTCACCG GTGTTTGAGGGTGTCTACAACAATTCCAGAATGCTGCATTTCCTTACAGCTGTTGTG GGCTCCACCTGTGATGTAAAGGTGAAGAATGGTGCCACCTATGAAGGTATCTTCAAGACTTTGAGCTCAAAG TTTGAACTAGCAGTAGACGCTGTGCACCGGAAAGCATCTGAGCCAGTAGGTGGCCCTCGTCGGGAAGACATTGTGGACACCATGGTGTTTAAGCCAAGTGATGTCATGCTTGTCCACTTCCGAAATGTTGACTTCAATTATGCTACTAAAG ACAAGTTCACTGATTCAGCCATTGCCATGAACTCGAAGGTGAATGGGGAGCACAAAGAGAAGGTGCTTCAGCGCTGGGAGGGGGGTGACAGCAACAGCGATGACTACGACCTCGAGTCTGACATG TCCAATGGATGGGATCCCAATGAAATGTTCAAGTTCAATGAGGAAAACTATGGTGTAAAGACTACCTATGACAGCAGTCTCTCTTCTTATAC GGTGCCCTTAGAGAAGGACAACTCAGAAGAGTTTCGTCAGCGGGAGCTACGAGCGGCCCAGTTGGCTCGAGAGATTGAATCGAGCCCTCAGTACCGCCTGCGGATTGCCATGGAGAACGATGATGGGCGCACTGAAGAGGAGAAGCACAGTGCGGTCCAGCGGCAGGGTTCAGGACGAGAGAGCCCCAGCTTGGCATCTAG GGAGGGAAAGTATATCCCTCTACCCCAGAGAGTTCGGGAAGGTCCCCGGGGAGGCGTTCGATGCAGTAGTTCCCGGGGCGGCCGACCTGGCCTTAGCTCTTTGCCGCCTCGTGGCCCTCACCATCTTGACAATAGCAACCCTGGCCCAGGTTCTGAGACACGTGGTATCAATGGAG gcccTTCCCGCATGTCCCCTAAGGCACAGCGGCCTCTGAGAGGTGCCAAGACTCTGTCTTCACCCAGCAGTAGGCCTTCTGCAGAAGCTTCTGTTCCATCTCCTCCTGCAG tGAGCCGAATGTACCCACCACGCTCTCCCAAGtcggctgcccctgccccaatCTCAGCTTCCTGTCCTGAGCCTCCCATTGGCTCAGCAGTACCAACTTCTTCAGCTTCCATCCCTGTGACATCATCAGTTGATCCTGGAGTAGGCTCCATTTCCCCCGCTTCTCCAAAGATCTCACTGGCCCCCACAGATG TAAAAGAACTTCCAACCAAGGAACCTGGGAGAACTCTGGAGTCCCAGGAGCTGTCCCGGATAGCTGGGAAAG TCCCTGGCCTTCAGAGTGAACAGAAACGCTTTCAACTGGAGGAACTGAGAAAGTTTGGGGCCCAGTTTAAG CTTCAGCCTAGTAGCTCCCCTGAGACCAGCCTGGATCCTTTTCCTCCCCGGATCTTAAAGGAGGAGgccaaagggaaggagaaggaggttgACGGTCTACTGAATTCAGAGCCCATAGGGTCCCCAGTCTCCAAGACAGAGTCTGCATTGGATAAAGAGGACAAAGCACCCCTGCCGCCAGCAGGAGGCACTGAGGGGGCAGAGCAGCCCCCGCCGCCTTGCCCAAGCCAAACTGGCAGCCCCCCAGTGGGCCTCATCAAGGGAGATGACAAGGATGAGGGCCCTGTTGCTGA acAAGTCAAGAAGTCAACCTTGAACCCCAATGCCAAGGAGTTCAATCCCACAAAGCCTCTGCTGTCTGTG AATAAATCCACCAGTACCCCAACTTCTCCAGGGCCCCGGACTCATTCAACTCCCTCCATCCCGGTGCTGACAGCAGGCCAGAGTGGGCTCTATAGCCCCCAGTACATTTCCTACATACCTCCGATCCACATGGGACCAGCTGTTCAG GCACCTCAGATGTATCCATATCCTGTATCCAACTCAGTGCCTGGACAGCAGGGCAAGTACCGGGGAGCAAAAG gctccctgcccccacagcgCTCGGACCAACACCAGCCAGCTTCAGCCCCTCCGATGATGCAGGCCGCTGCCGCTGCTGGCCCACCTCTGGTGGCTGCCACACCTTACTCTTCCTACATCCCATACAACCCACAGCAGTTCCCAGGCCAGCCCGCCATGATGCAGCCCATGGCCCACTATCCTTCACAG CCGGTGTTTGCCCCCATGCTTCAAGGCAGCCCACGCATGCTGACGTCAGGGAGTCATCCCCAGGCCATTGTGTCGTCCTCCACCCCTCAGTACCCTTCTGCAGAGCAGCCCACTCCCCAAGCCCTTTATG CCACTGTTCACCAGTCCTATCCACACCATGCCACGCAGCTCCATGCCCACCAGCCGCAGCCGGCCACCACACCTACTGGGAGCCAGCCGCAGTCCCAGCATGCGGCCCCCAGTCCCGTCCAG CACCAGGCGGGGCAGGCCCCACACCTGGGCAGTGGACAGCCACAGCAGAATCTGTACCACCCAGGGGCCCTGACAGGCACACCGCCTTCTCTGCCACCGGGGCCTTCTGCCCAGTCCCCTCAGAGCAGCTTCCCCCAACCAGCCGCTGTGTATGCCATCCATCCCCACCAGCAGCTGCCCCACGGCTTCACCAACATGGCCCACGTTACCCAG GCCCATGTCCAAACTGGAATCACAGCAGCCCCGCCCCCTCACCCTGGGGCTCCCCACCcgccccaggtgatgctgctgcacCCACCCCAGAGCCATGGGGGCCCCCCCCAAGGCGCGGTGCCCCAGAGTGGGGTGCCTGCACTCTCAGCTTCCACACCCTCACCCTACCCCTACATCGGACACCCCCAAGGTGAGCAGCCTGGCCAGGCGCCTGGATTTCCAGGAGGAGCCGATGACAGGATTC TATGTAGGGTGGGCAGAAGCCACAGTCGCCGCCGCCAGGGGCTTGCTCCTGGCTCTGTCCTTTGCTTCCCTCCGTCCTCGCTCAGTTGTGATCCAGCagcccccctccccactgcctccccagCTCTCAGTGACCCCGACTGTCTCCTGACTTAG
- the ATXN2L gene encoding ataxin-2-like protein isoform X4, protein MLKPQPPQQTSQPQQPPPTQQAVARRPPGGTSPPNGGLPGPLASTSAPPGPPAAASPCLGPAAVAGSGLRRGAESILAPPPPPPQQQHQERPGAAAIGSARGQSTGKGPPQSPVFEGVYNNSRMLHFLTAVVGSTCDVKVKNGATYEGIFKTLSSKFELAVDAVHRKASEPVGGPRREDIVDTMVFKPSDVMLVHFRNVDFNYATKDKFTDSAIAMNSKVNGEHKEKVLQRWEGGDSNSDDYDLESDMSNGWDPNEMFKFNEENYGVKTTYDSSLSSYTVPLEKDNSEEFRQRELRAAQLAREIESSPQYRLRIAMENDDGRTEEEKHSAVQRQGSGRESPSLASREGKYIPLPQRVREGPRGGVRCSSSRGGRPGLSSLPPRGPHHLDNSNPGPGSETRGINGGPSRMSPKAQRPLRGAKTLSSPSSRPSAEASVPSPPAVSRMYPPRSPKSAAPAPISASCPEPPIGSAVPTSSASIPVTSSVDPGVGSISPASPKISLAPTDVKELPTKEPGRTLESQELSRIAGKVPGLQSEQKRFQLEELRKFGAQFKLQPSSSPETSLDPFPPRILKEEAKGKEKEVDGLLNSEPIGSPVSKTESALDKEDKAPLPPAGGTEGAEQPPPPCPSQTGSPPVGLIKGDDKDEGPVAEQVKKSTLNPNAKEFNPTKPLLSVNKSTSTPTSPGPRTHSTPSIPVLTAGQSGLYSPQYISYIPPIHMGPAVQAPQMYPYPVSNSVPGQQGKYRGAKGSLPPQRSDQHQPASAPPMMQAAAAAGPPLVAATPYSSYIPYNPQQFPGQPAMMQPMAHYPSQPVFAPMLQGSPRMLTSGSHPQAIVSSSTPQYPSAEQPTPQALYATVHQSYPHHATQLHAHQPQPATTPTGSQPQSQHAAPSPVQHQAGQAPHLGSGQPQQNLYHPGALTGTPPSLPPGPSAQSPQSSFPQPAAVYAIHPHQQLPHGFTNMAHVTQAHVQTGITAAPPPHPGAPHPPQVMLLHPPQSHGGPPQGAVPQSGVPALSASTPSPYPYIGHPQGEQPGQAPGFPGGADDRILQSHPSQQLPFHPPGN, encoded by the exons ATGTTGAAGCCTCAGCCGCCACAACAGAcctcccagccccagcagccGCCCCCCACGCAACAGGCCGTGGCCCGCCGGCCTCCCGGAGGCACCAGCCCTCCCAACGGCGGCCTCCCGGGGCCCCTGGCCTCCACCTCGGCTCCCCCAGGGCCTCCCGCGGCTGCTTCCCCCTGCCTGGGGCCTGCAGCCGTTGCCGGGAGCGGGCTCCGCCGGGGAGCCGAGAGCATCTTGGCGCCGCCACCACCGCCGCCGCAGCAGCAGCATCAGGAGAGGCCAGGGGCAGCGGCCATCGGCAGCGCCAG GGGACAAAGCACAGGAAAGGGACCCCCACAGTCACCG GTGTTTGAGGGTGTCTACAACAATTCCAGAATGCTGCATTTCCTTACAGCTGTTGTG GGCTCCACCTGTGATGTAAAGGTGAAGAATGGTGCCACCTATGAAGGTATCTTCAAGACTTTGAGCTCAAAG TTTGAACTAGCAGTAGACGCTGTGCACCGGAAAGCATCTGAGCCAGTAGGTGGCCCTCGTCGGGAAGACATTGTGGACACCATGGTGTTTAAGCCAAGTGATGTCATGCTTGTCCACTTCCGAAATGTTGACTTCAATTATGCTACTAAAG ACAAGTTCACTGATTCAGCCATTGCCATGAACTCGAAGGTGAATGGGGAGCACAAAGAGAAGGTGCTTCAGCGCTGGGAGGGGGGTGACAGCAACAGCGATGACTACGACCTCGAGTCTGACATG TCCAATGGATGGGATCCCAATGAAATGTTCAAGTTCAATGAGGAAAACTATGGTGTAAAGACTACCTATGACAGCAGTCTCTCTTCTTATAC GGTGCCCTTAGAGAAGGACAACTCAGAAGAGTTTCGTCAGCGGGAGCTACGAGCGGCCCAGTTGGCTCGAGAGATTGAATCGAGCCCTCAGTACCGCCTGCGGATTGCCATGGAGAACGATGATGGGCGCACTGAAGAGGAGAAGCACAGTGCGGTCCAGCGGCAGGGTTCAGGACGAGAGAGCCCCAGCTTGGCATCTAG GGAGGGAAAGTATATCCCTCTACCCCAGAGAGTTCGGGAAGGTCCCCGGGGAGGCGTTCGATGCAGTAGTTCCCGGGGCGGCCGACCTGGCCTTAGCTCTTTGCCGCCTCGTGGCCCTCACCATCTTGACAATAGCAACCCTGGCCCAGGTTCTGAGACACGTGGTATCAATGGAG gcccTTCCCGCATGTCCCCTAAGGCACAGCGGCCTCTGAGAGGTGCCAAGACTCTGTCTTCACCCAGCAGTAGGCCTTCTGCAGAAGCTTCTGTTCCATCTCCTCCTGCAG tGAGCCGAATGTACCCACCACGCTCTCCCAAGtcggctgcccctgccccaatCTCAGCTTCCTGTCCTGAGCCTCCCATTGGCTCAGCAGTACCAACTTCTTCAGCTTCCATCCCTGTGACATCATCAGTTGATCCTGGAGTAGGCTCCATTTCCCCCGCTTCTCCAAAGATCTCACTGGCCCCCACAGATG TAAAAGAACTTCCAACCAAGGAACCTGGGAGAACTCTGGAGTCCCAGGAGCTGTCCCGGATAGCTGGGAAAG TCCCTGGCCTTCAGAGTGAACAGAAACGCTTTCAACTGGAGGAACTGAGAAAGTTTGGGGCCCAGTTTAAG CTTCAGCCTAGTAGCTCCCCTGAGACCAGCCTGGATCCTTTTCCTCCCCGGATCTTAAAGGAGGAGgccaaagggaaggagaaggaggttgACGGTCTACTGAATTCAGAGCCCATAGGGTCCCCAGTCTCCAAGACAGAGTCTGCATTGGATAAAGAGGACAAAGCACCCCTGCCGCCAGCAGGAGGCACTGAGGGGGCAGAGCAGCCCCCGCCGCCTTGCCCAAGCCAAACTGGCAGCCCCCCAGTGGGCCTCATCAAGGGAGATGACAAGGATGAGGGCCCTGTTGCTGA acAAGTCAAGAAGTCAACCTTGAACCCCAATGCCAAGGAGTTCAATCCCACAAAGCCTCTGCTGTCTGTG AATAAATCCACCAGTACCCCAACTTCTCCAGGGCCCCGGACTCATTCAACTCCCTCCATCCCGGTGCTGACAGCAGGCCAGAGTGGGCTCTATAGCCCCCAGTACATTTCCTACATACCTCCGATCCACATGGGACCAGCTGTTCAG GCACCTCAGATGTATCCATATCCTGTATCCAACTCAGTGCCTGGACAGCAGGGCAAGTACCGGGGAGCAAAAG gctccctgcccccacagcgCTCGGACCAACACCAGCCAGCTTCAGCCCCTCCGATGATGCAGGCCGCTGCCGCTGCTGGCCCACCTCTGGTGGCTGCCACACCTTACTCTTCCTACATCCCATACAACCCACAGCAGTTCCCAGGCCAGCCCGCCATGATGCAGCCCATGGCCCACTATCCTTCACAG CCGGTGTTTGCCCCCATGCTTCAAGGCAGCCCACGCATGCTGACGTCAGGGAGTCATCCCCAGGCCATTGTGTCGTCCTCCACCCCTCAGTACCCTTCTGCAGAGCAGCCCACTCCCCAAGCCCTTTATG CCACTGTTCACCAGTCCTATCCACACCATGCCACGCAGCTCCATGCCCACCAGCCGCAGCCGGCCACCACACCTACTGGGAGCCAGCCGCAGTCCCAGCATGCGGCCCCCAGTCCCGTCCAG CACCAGGCGGGGCAGGCCCCACACCTGGGCAGTGGACAGCCACAGCAGAATCTGTACCACCCAGGGGCCCTGACAGGCACACCGCCTTCTCTGCCACCGGGGCCTTCTGCCCAGTCCCCTCAGAGCAGCTTCCCCCAACCAGCCGCTGTGTATGCCATCCATCCCCACCAGCAGCTGCCCCACGGCTTCACCAACATGGCCCACGTTACCCAG GCCCATGTCCAAACTGGAATCACAGCAGCCCCGCCCCCTCACCCTGGGGCTCCCCACCcgccccaggtgatgctgctgcacCCACCCCAGAGCCATGGGGGCCCCCCCCAAGGCGCGGTGCCCCAGAGTGGGGTGCCTGCACTCTCAGCTTCCACACCCTCACCCTACCCCTACATCGGACACCCCCAAGGTGAGCAGCCTGGCCAGGCGCCTGGATTTCCAGGAGGAGCCGATGACAGGATTC TTCAATCTCATCCCTCCCAGCAGCTCCCCTTCCACCCCCCGGGGAACTGA